The segment AGGGGCTGGATCCATTATCGGTGTAGGCAGTGGATCATGACTTTTCTCTGACCGGGATGAGAAGTGCTTTCCACCATAGGCTCCAGATGATTTGTCCACAGGGAGATAATCTGCATCCTCATCAGATTCTGCATTGGCTTCTGCTGTGATGGAGGGACACTCCTCTGTTCCTGGTGGGACATCAGAATCTGTCTGTGAGGGGAGAGATTCACTGACAGAGGTTGGAGGTGTGTCCTCCCCAGCTAGGCCAGTACCTGCAGCCATGGCTCCAGAAAGGCGCTGTGATTCACTGTCCTCTCTGTAGGAACCATGCTGGGGCTGGTTGTGGGTTCGTTTCTTGCCTGATGGCTGCTGCTGATCTGCGTCCTGGCTTCTTTgttcctcatcttcctcatcaCTGGACAGCTGGCAAATGCTTGGATTGATAAATGATGGGGAAgtgtctccctttctctgttTGTACTCAGAGGAAGAGTAACCTGGGGAAGAGGAGAAGGAGCTGGCACCCATATATTTTTCAGAAGGATGATCTAAGTTATCATGCCTGTTTGGATCTTCTTTATAGTAGGAGGATGGGAAAGACTGCTCTGCAGATGAAAGGGAAAGAGGACGAGGTGGATGCTCTGGCTCcctttcctcttcttcctcataCTCATCCTCATGACGATAATGAGGTGGTGATTCTCCTGGGTAGACACCTCTTTGCTGCTGCATCTCCCATTCAAATGGGTTCCTTATTTTGCAGGCTTCAAATTGCTCACTTTTCACTTCAGTCTTTGATAGGCTATATGTGACTCTGCTGATGTCAGCAAAGGCCTCTGGTGCTGCCATTGTGACCTCTGCAGGACCATTTGCAGTATCTGGTTTTGTAGTCTGTGGTACTGAAGAAGTGTACGTAAGCACATTGGGAAATGTGCCTACCTTACTGGCAGAAAACAGTTTTTCAGTCTCAGAAAAAGGATCATCTTTCTTGTCTGCTTCAGCTGTAAATGGAGATCTTTGATAGTGTAGGTTGACCCGTTCAGACTCACAAATGTCTTCTTCCTCCTCACTACTCTCAGTGTCTTCATAATATTGTTTCTCGAGTAAATCAGCACAAGGTGTTGAGGAagcaccaaacatatcttttttcATAGTGTCTTTCTCAGCAGGCTGGGAAGGGAGATTGTAAGGTCCGGTAGCACCGTATTCAGCTTGCAAACCTGTATCTGCCTTCCATTCTGGCTTGTAAAAGCATGCACCCTGGTGGCCCTTGTCCAAAGCACCACTTGCAGAGCTGGCAAGTTCTTCTCTTTTATCCGCTGAAGAGGTAAGTGGATGAGAAGGTAGGGACTTGATCTCCTCAAAAGGTGATAATGGTGAAAATCTTGCTAGGCTGGACATGGACTCAGCTGTGGTGGTAGCAGGAGTCATCTTCTCtgacacctccaaatactcgTCTTTAACCAGCCCACCAGAACTGGAGAATGGTGAATCTATTACAGGTGAGTGCTCATCTTTAAAGGGTGAATACTCATATCCAACACTGGCAGGAGTTCCTAGCTCATCTCCAAACTGGCGACTagtggagagagaggcagatgcAGAGGAAGAGTGACTgtaggaggaagaggaggagtatGCTGTGGCTGATGTCGTTGTATAAGTGAAGCCTGGTGAGACAGAGTCTCCAGATTTTTTTGCTAAAATATCTggtgttttttgcttttcaaactCAAGGTCTTTGTCATCATGGTAATATTTGTCTTCACTTGGTTTTGTGGACAGAGGTAAGAAAGACTGACCATAGCTATCATCTTTGTTGTCTAAATGACTGGATGGGACAGACTTTTTCACTTCACCATAAGAATATCCATATCCAGAATATTCTGTCATTTGACTACCAGAGAGTGGTGATGATGCTTCCTTTTTACCCATTTCAAAAGGTTGCTCTGCATGGTTTTGACTCTTTGTCGGTTCAAAAGGAGTAGGAATGGGGGGTGTGCCATAGGTGACAGAGCCAAAACTATACTCTTGTGAGGTGTCCTTCTTTTCCTCCTTGAATTCGGGTGGCACTATGCTGGTGGCACCACATAACGAGCTTAATTCTTTTGTTGGTCCGTCTTTAGCATCTTTTTCTATGGCATTGTCACTGACACGTCTCCtgtaaacatcatcatcatcatcttcttcatcagtatcttcttcatcatcgtcatcgtcatcatcatcctctCCATGTGCTAACATCTTCATGTCTAATGCACTGTCTCTTGTCACCTCACTGAAAGACTGAGCTGAATAAGAAGTGTTGCTTTTTGCAGCCAAATAGCCAGAAGTGTCAATGTCATCTTGAGAATCACTTGATGGGGTATTATCTACTTCTGTCTTGCCGCTAACAGTAGACTTATCAAATTGAACAGAAAATAGGTCTCTTTCTGGTGAGAATGACTGTGATGATTTCTTGGCCTCTGGTTTAACATCAGCTAATATGTCTGTCGACTTTTCATCTAAAATGTGTCCAGCGTTCGATTCCATGCATGTTTTGGTTTCactgtatgatgatgatgacgcaTCCTTTAGGTGAGATTTCTCAAAATCTGGCATCTTTGTAGTTTCCATGAAGGTATATATGGAAtcttttttctctgtttccTTGAGGGTGTCAGTACGATCATCAGACTTATCAGTGCAGTCTTTCGGTAAATTAGGAGAGTATGAATCCACTGAACTAGATTTACTGTCATATACATCAGAATATGTAAAACTCTTCCCTACATAAGGTGTATCCTGCCTTATTTCTCTCATATGGTCTTCTTTAAGATCCTTTTCAGACTGAGGGAAGGAGTACAAGTTGAACTGTACACTTTTATCGCCATTTTTGGAGGTCACTGTGGCGTCATCTCTCTCTGAGGATGACACATCTTTTTTGCTGTAGGCTGCGGACACTGAATCAAACTTGTCCTGAGGTGCTTTTATGCTTGAGTAAGTGCATTCTTCATCgtcactctcttcctcctcttcagaGCTCAGCATCTGGGATTTGTGTTCTTTCTCCAAGTAGGTGATGTCTTGTGGTTTATCTTGCTTATCTGCTTCCTctttctcatttttaatgagCTTTTCCTCTTTTAAAGCTTGTGGCTCACAAGTGTCATCTTCATCAAGGAATGtactctccctctcttctttgtattttgttttaatgcagGTCATAAAATCTCCCTTTCCAAAAtattcttcttctactactacttccTCTTCATCAACATCAGCTTCTTCTTCAGCTGAATCATCAAATGTTGCCCTTGTGCTAGACAAACCACCTTTGAATGGGTCAATTTCATCCTCCGTTAGCTTAACAGTCTTTTTGTTTGCATCACTGTCTACAacagtttcatgtttagatAACAATTGAACGTCATATGTGTCCTTGTCCATTCTGTCCTCTTTCTCCATGATTAAAGACTTTGGTGCCTTTTCCTCGGTAGGCGAATAGCCAATGCTAGTAGGGCCTGACTGTGTAGGTGAGGCCATTCTCATTGTGCTATCATCTGGACTTACGCACCTCTCTGATGGTTCTGAAGCACCACTCAGCTCTGGCGTGCTGGAGACACAGGGTGCAAAAGAAGGTGCTTTCCCAGCACTTTCTGTTTTGGGCTCAGCTGGAGAAAGGACTTTTTCATCCTTTTCTTGTGAGACAGAAGGTGTTCCAGTTGAGGAAAGAGGTACCACTGAAGAGGGGCATTTATCAAGCTGTTCCTTCACTGTGGCAGATGCGTAACTTTCATGGAGTTTTCCAAGAGGCATGTCAACATTGGGTGTCTGGtcgtcttcctcttcttcatcctcatcttcatcttcatgtgGTTGAGTGGTGGTCTTTCCAGTAGTTTCCATCTCTGGAATGGTGGGTTGGTACTCTTCTGATGGAGGTGACTTGAAACATTTGtcttcttctaaagatgatgttGGGGAGATTGTGCCAGCTGAATGCAGGTATTCTTTTCCTTCTGTACGACTGGATGATTGCGTACTGTTCACATTGTCAAGGAGTAAAGAGTTTTTTCCTAGTTCCTCAGTTGGAGGTGCTGTCACAGATGCAATAGACTGATCTTCAGTAACCGATGCTGCAAAAGAGGATAATTTATCATACTCCGTAATGGAGGTTGCTGACGATATATGTTCTTCCTCAGCCAATGGTGCTGCAATGATATTCGTGGAATATGTAGATAAAGGTGGCTCTTGGCCAACACTGCTCATCTTTGCTGTCAAATCAGGTGCGATAGATATGATTGGGGGTTTCATGTCTTTCATGCCATGGAAGAAAGAGTCGGGTTGATCAGGGACAGAGACATCATCATAGCGGAGATGAGGGACCCTGTCCTCCGTCTCTTCATGGATCTCCTCATCAGAAATGGTCTGTTCAGTCTCTGAATATCCAGGGATGGTTTCATCTTGGATGAACGAGATGTGTTCAgtggcagcagcagcaacagcaggtTTGATCATTTTAGTGTCAATTTGTTTGGTGTCCCAATCTTTactaatattttctttttttgcctcCTCTGTCTTATATTTCAACTCTTCCTCATGAAGTACATCCTCTGCTTCCTCCAGCTCAGCTTTTTCAATaacatcctcttcctcctcactgTCACTCTTTTTATGTTTCTTTTCAAGACTTTCATTCGTCTTTATGTCCAGGCATTTTTTGTCATCTGCCTTCCCTGTGAGATCTGAAGTTTTAGTTACTTTGGTCTCAGAGTTGTATTCTTCCTCATAATCATCTTCTGTAGCAGCACCTTCATCCTCAAATTTGTCTGCTGTTTTTGTAAGGGATTTGTTTGTCTTTTCTCCatacatgtttttttcctcatgagGGGATTCAGTCTCATTGTCAGTAGTGGGTATTCCTTCATCTGGAGACAAAATATGTGTGACTGTTGTGTCAGGAAAAGTTGCAGATTCAAGATTTGAAAGCACTTTGTTTTCTGCAAGCTCAGAAAGTTCTTCTTGTCTCAGTGTTTCAAAGTCCTTGGTAAGATCTTCTGGAGAGGAGACCAGGGATCTGTCATTTTCCTGTATCTCTTTTGAAACTTTCTGCGCAGCAGGTCTGTTCTCTCGCTCTttgattgcttttgttttttctgtctttGGTTTGGTTTGAACCTTTGCTTTGTTAAGAGTCTTTTTGACTTCAGGGGTGAAGGGTCTTAAGTCAGGCTTGGTGATCTTCCTTAATTCTGGCTTACTTGAATCtgtcttcttttcttccttAATTTTGGATTCCTTATTGTCATCTTTCTTGACAGATTcttgcttttttatttctttcttttctttctttatctgtttcttttctttatccTTCTTTTCCTCCATTTTAGATGTCTTGACATGTTTCTTAGGAGATTTCTCTCTTAACAACTTCTTTTTCTCTTGCTTTGCTGTATCGGCGGTATCTGCAATAGCTTTCACAGGTTTAGATGGTTTAACACTCTCTTGCAATTTTTTTGGCTTCTTTTCCAGTTTAGTCTCTTTTACTGAGTCGCTTTTTGATTCAATGTCCTCATTTGCttctttcttgcttgctttAGTAGTGGCAAGTATTTTGGGTGAAGACTTGAGGCTTTCCTTGCTATCAGTCCTTGGCttaagttttgtttgtttcatcaCTGAAGGGGGCCCTCCAGCTGATATGTCTTTTTGAGTAGCAACTGGATAACGCAAGAAGTCAAGATGTCTTAGCTTTTCCAGTCCCTCAAAAATTTTGTTCTGTGGTGCATTTCCAGGAAACAATACCCTCACTATCCTGTCGGTAATGCTGGCTGGAACCCATACAACAAGGGCCGTTACTGATGTAAGGTACGGAACAGAAATTTCTCCCTCTTTTCCATTGGCCAATGTGATGCCAGTCTTAGCCTTACTGTTACCTGCCCACTTCTGCATGAAAAACTGCATTTCTTTACTGTCCTTGACTGGATTTAGAATGTACATATCTAATTTGCCAACACCCAATTTGTGAAAAAGGGTGACCGGCTCGATTGTGTTGCTAACAACTCGATACAGGGGCTCAGGTTTGATACCCAGTTTGTTGAGGTACTGCAACGTAAGAGATGCCTCCTCAATGCTCCTTTTAACTTTCAAAGTTGATTCTGACATCTTTAGCTTGTCTGGAACGTTGAAGAAAACCACACCAAGCTCAGGTGAAATCAGGTTTTTCATCCATTCTCCATAGGCATTTGAACCTTGAGAATGGTCCTCTTCTTGCTCTGCAATTTTTCTCCTCAATAGTCCGTTTATCCCAGGGAGATTGTCAGCTCCAATGTGGGTAAGCAGAACAGAATCTATCCGATCCAAGTGTCGCACCAGTTTCCAGAAGCAAGACTTTTGGTCTGAACCACCATCAATCAAAATGTTAAAGCCATTGACTGCAAACAGGGCTGAGTCACCTCTGCCTCCAGGAAAGATGTAGCAGCATGGCTTGGATAACTTCAGGAATCCCCCTGAGCTGGGTGGCTCCAGGAGCTCAAATGGGGAAGCAATATCCACAGTCTCAGAGACGTAATCTGTAAACTCTGTAACACCCTCCATCTCAGGCAGCACAAGATCAGGGTTAAATCTATAGTCCAGCACGATCTGCTCCTGGTCGAGCCCTAGGGAGCTCCAGGCCCCCTCTCCTTCACAACACACAGTCAGACACGCTCGCTCACCTAGACCTGACTGGCTCAGGAAGTTCTTAATCTGAAAAGAGGGGAAACAGAAAAAGTATAATCCATTACAATTTGATTTCTTCTCTGTATTTTTCAATATGTAGCATGTGTGCTGGGTGTCTTGATTAAGTAATCCTTACTGAATAAACAGTTTCTGGCAGCACAGTAAATGCTTACTCTTTGACTTGTGATGACGTCAGAGAAATTCTTCCAGTCAAACACTCCACCTTTCAGGATGATGTCACTACCTTGTTCAGTGCTCTGACCGCTTAGGACCAATAACTTGTGTTTAGCTGAGTCACAGAGGAGTGTTCTGATCTAGatgagagaaaaaatatattatgtatCTGAGATGTAAGATGAGTCAggttgtaatgttttttttttttatataaatcacCATTACCTCTACAGCGATATTGTCCACAGATGGATTCACTAATACAATTGTCTCAAGGACATCACTCTTGTATTGCAGAATTCTTTGTCCTGCAAAAGGAGAAGGAAAACacgggtgggggtgggggtgggggcgggtatataataataaataagaatgGTAAAAATGCTTAAAAGAGCAAGAAGGCATTGTCATACATGATTGTTACTGAATATATAATTAAGCCTGAAGGAGGTAGTATATATACTGGACAGGTAAAATTTCACTTTTAAAATTGAATAAGATAAAATGCAAGagatacatattattattattattattattattattattattattattattattattattgtgtgatTTTATTCTGGAAGATGCAATTATAAAATTTCCAAGGCTTCACTAATCTCAggaaagcaaataaaaacaacattgcATAGCTCCTGTAAGCCATTCTACTGGCTGTTGCCATGGGGATGGTGAGCTAGCGGCTGCCGCCGTTACACTGACCCAGTCTTGGAGCCGTCCGACGCATTGCAGCATTTCTGTGAGAGGGAGTGAAAAAGCCCTCACATCTAATGCATATAAAAAGGTGTGGCATCTCAACAGATCAGTGGCCTCACGCAGAGGCTTCCAGGTGGAACGTCATAATATATTAAGCATGAACCTCTCACTGGCTGTGTAAAAGCTACAGAAGAATGATAGCTTGTTCCATAGGGTGTTCATTGCAGTGGAGGAGGGGCAAGTGAGTTGGTATTTAATAACATAAATAGGAGTAGTGGGGCTTTCCTTATTCTCTTCCCAGTTTAACACGCATACATGCAATGAGCTTTCATAGTATATATATCTGTACAATGTAAGACTTACTCCAGAGATAAGATAAGAATTAAAAATCAGACTGTAAAGAATGAGCCTTTAATTgaccttttatatatatgtgtgtgtgtgtgtgtgtgtgtgtataaacccTTGTGTTCTGCTCTGGTTAAAATGACCTGTTTCAAATGTTACTTAAAGTGGAACCATACTAAAACTATAATGTGCCTGGTTCATTTCCTCCACTGAACATGAAAAaagatgatttttatttttggtgatTCTGCTATAACCCCTTCATTTTCATATACAGGTTGCAGGTTGTATACAGGTTATGTTCAGGTCTCTTTTTTTTacccaaaaataaaacagactgcAAAAAGTGGTGAAATATCAGTTGACACTAACGGctttttatagaaataaaataaaaaggtgaaTTCACTAAAATGTCCTTTACTGTGGTTACTTTGATTCCCTCTCATTATATCTTatagaatattttattaatctgAAATAAGACAGCCAAACACGATATTCTGTGTGGAGCCATTGTGCTGTGACAATATGACCTTCAAATGTGCTTCCAGAAGGAAAACCGAGAATGGATAATGGTATGAACAACAAAAAGAGACAGGAAAGTCCCCAGTGACATTGCACATTTAGACAGACGGGGCCTTAAGCCAACAAAATCACACTGCAGCTGAACAGGAACCAATAATACAACAGAGGATTTAGAATGAAAATAGGAGTTAAGTACAATATCTGCACAAAGGAGTATTTAACATCTTTGTTACTTTAAACATGACTGGCCTgaaaacacagatttaaaatTCAGTGATGCTGACAATGTGAGCAAAAGGCTCCACAGCATGAGGTTCCTCTCTTCTGCACTCCTTCCCTGTAGTCATACTGCACTGAAACTCACCATTAACTCAGCGCTTGGGTCatttcaaattaaaaatgaacactatttaaatagagaaaaaaagatatttGGGCCTTTAGAAGAGTTCATCCAAAAATCCTTGTTGTTTGTTGGAGTAAAGCTGGTGTAAAGACCATTACACTAGAATTAGGCATATATTGTTTCATTAAGaattattaaactttatttaattcaaaatgAATTCTTTGCCAGCTGAGATTGTGGTATGCCTACCAAATGGGATCAAGGCTAAATTCATCAGAATGTTTTTAGATTACATGCCAAGAAAGATCAAATCCAAGAAGACAGTGCTGTTTGGTGATTGACTGTCAACAAGAGGCAACTTGAGATGTCTGTCAGTTACTGTCAATCCAAAATGAAACCAGAGAGGCCACAGTTGTGCTGCAAGCTTGCCACTGCTTTATTTAAATGTCGTCTTTGAATTTGTCAATGTTAAAAATTTAGACATCAATTAACACTCAATTAACTAACAAAATTCAGAGCTCTTTCTCCAAGCCCAGTCAAGACCacacagtaataaataataaaaatcataataGATATTAAGGGTAATAAGGGTAATTATCTGTGTCAACACAAAATAACTTGTTTTGGAAAGGCGTTACTTGTGTAGCTGTGAAAGGATTAAGCTACAAAATCTGTCTCACCTAAGTAAAGTATAGTTTAGTGTAGTGCAGCaaagtatagtatagaatagtatagtaaagtatagcatagtatagtatagtagagtaaaatatagtatagtatagaatagtatagtatatcatagtatagaatagtatagtaaagtataTTATAGTAGAGTaagatatagtatagtatagaatagtatagtaaactatagtattgtatagtatagaatagtatagtatagcaaagtatagcatagtatagtagagtagaGTAAAATATAGGATAGTATAGAATAGTAAActatagtatagaatagtatagtataaatGTGAAGAACGTtttatgtgtcttttttttttttaagtggatgTAAGATATTTCCCATTTGGGCAGTGACAAAAATCACACTGACTATgagttttattaataaaatactaataatagtaatagtattataTATGCATAACATACATATTACATTACTATACAGCTCCTGATATATATGAAATACTTTCTACTTAGGTTCATTTGAGGATCACTAAATCTATAATTAGGTGTATTTACTAATTTTCCCAAATCAGGGAATTAATATTGAATGCTCGAaaactaataaataatgtaaGTTAGTGATTTATATCATATTCTGACACAACAGCCTACAGCTAATATCAGTATATggataattaataataaaaaaagaagttatGCTTTAAAGAATAGACAATTTAAGGAATTTGTGCAAGTTCTGTCATCCTAACTGCTGAACAtaagattttatattttatatttgataaaaatgtaaaaataatacataaaacatgAGCGCTGCAATCTTAGAgaagctttttttcttctattttttaaaGGCATTGTCGTTGGCAAATTTTTGTATCACGCTAAATGATAAAGCTTTGCTTTGACTATTGTAATGTTATCTTTTGTATGTTAACAAACAAAGGTATGAATTCAGTTTTGAGAGTTTCTCTTATTTTAAGTGTGACGAGTAATTCATTGCCATCATTAAACACCCTATATGACATTTCTGTTGAGTTTTCTTAAACGTGAGTTGTTGCTGTGATGGCACTTGGAAAGTCCCTGAATAGAACAGACTTAAGCTGCATTAAACGCAATGATCTCTCTTAATGCCTGATATTACATTATGACAAGGCCCTTTTATATCAATTCATCTGCTTCCTGTCCATCACCACAACCCTTCCATTAATGgagttatgagagagagagagagagagagagagagagagcaaaatggATAGAAGAGATGAAAGAGGAAGAGAACAACaaggagaaagtgtgtgtatcCCAGGTAATCTACGCTTGATGATTTAGTATGCAGTGCAATCTTCTGCTTTTAATCCTGTTAAGCTTTTTAAATCAcatcaataaaatcaataaaattctGTCCACTATTCAGGAGCCATCCTCTGTATCTCTTGAAAACCACGGTAATCAGTTTATGTCCATTGAAAGGCCTGTACTTTATGGTACGGTTGTGGGGTGAAGAacccttattaaaaaaaaggacagaggGTCGGTAATGCTTctggtcatttttatttttaga is part of the Ictalurus punctatus breed USDA103 chromosome 27, Coco_2.0, whole genome shotgun sequence genome and harbors:
- the map1aa gene encoding microtubule-associated protein 1A isoform X1, giving the protein METEVGATRAAVSAEEQLCVGQTFCSTRYYLLVVIGDISADHQLNKVKEQIKQGLRSWEIDLTVCDLDNELRLFKSKHSAQFSSEVKGQRILQYKSDVLETIVLVNPSVDNIAVEIRTLLCDSAKHKLLVLSGQSTEQGSDIILKGGVFDWKNFSDVITSQRIKNFLSQSGLGERACLTVCCEGEGAWSSLGLDQEQIVLDYRFNPDLVLPEMEGVTEFTDYVSETVDIASPFELLEPPSSGGFLKLSKPCCYIFPGGRGDSALFAVNGFNILIDGGSDQKSCFWKLVRHLDRIDSVLLTHIGADNLPGINGLLRRKIAEQEEDHSQGSNAYGEWMKNLISPELGVVFFNVPDKLKMSESTLKVKRSIEEASLTLQYLNKLGIKPEPLYRVVSNTIEPVTLFHKLGVGKLDMYILNPVKDSKEMQFFMQKWAGNSKAKTGITLANGKEGEISVPYLTSVTALVVWVPASITDRIVRVLFPGNAPQNKIFEGLEKLRHLDFLRYPVATQKDISAGGPPSVMKQTKLKPRTDSKESLKSSPKILATTKASKKEANEDIESKSDSVKETKLEKKPKKLQESVKPSKPVKAIADTADTAKQEKKKLLREKSPKKHVKTSKMEEKKDKEKKQIKKEKKEIKKQESVKKDDNKESKIKEEKKTDSSKPELRKITKPDLRPFTPEVKKTLNKAKVQTKPKTEKTKAIKERENRPAAQKVSKEIQENDRSLVSSPEDLTKDFETLRQEELSELAENKVLSNLESATFPDTTVTHILSPDEGIPTTDNETESPHEEKNMYGEKTNKSLTKTADKFEDEGAATEDDYEEEYNSETKVTKTSDLTGKADDKKCLDIKTNESLEKKHKKSDSEEEEDVIEKAELEEAEDVLHEEELKYKTEEAKKENISKDWDTKQIDTKMIKPAVAAAATEHISFIQDETIPGYSETEQTISDEEIHEETEDRVPHLRYDDVSVPDQPDSFFHGMKDMKPPIISIAPDLTAKMSSVGQEPPLSTYSTNIIAAPLAEEEHISSATSITEYDKLSSFAASVTEDQSIASVTAPPTEELGKNSLLLDNVNSTQSSSRTEGKEYLHSAGTISPTSSLEEDKCFKSPPSEEYQPTIPEMETTGKTTTQPHEDEDEDEEEEDDQTPNVDMPLGKLHESYASATVKEQLDKCPSSVVPLSSTGTPSVSQEKDEKVLSPAEPKTESAGKAPSFAPCVSSTPELSGASEPSERCVSPDDSTMRMASPTQSGPTSIGYSPTEEKAPKSLIMEKEDRMDKDTYDVQLLSKHETVVDSDANKKTVKLTEDEIDPFKGGLSSTRATFDDSAEEEADVDEEEVVVEEEYFGKGDFMTCIKTKYKEERESTFLDEDDTCEPQALKEEKLIKNEKEEADKQDKPQDITYLEKEHKSQMLSSEEEEESDDEECTYSSIKAPQDKFDSVSAAYSKKDVSSSERDDATVTSKNGDKSVQFNLYSFPQSEKDLKEDHMREIRQDTPYVGKSFTYSDVYDSKSSSVDSYSPNLPKDCTDKSDDRTDTLKETEKKDSIYTFMETTKMPDFEKSHLKDASSSSYSETKTCMESNAGHILDEKSTDILADVKPEAKKSSQSFSPERDLFSVQFDKSTVSGKTEVDNTPSSDSQDDIDTSGYLAAKSNTSYSAQSFSEVTRDSALDMKMLAHGEDDDDDDDDEEDTDEEDDDDDVYRRRVSDNAIEKDAKDGPTKELSSLCGATSIVPPEFKEEKKDTSQEYSFGSVTYGTPPIPTPFEPTKSQNHAEQPFEMGKKEASSPLSGSQMTEYSGYGYSYGEVKKSVPSSHLDNKDDSYGQSFLPLSTKPSEDKYYHDDKDLEFEKQKTPDILAKKSGDSVSPGFTYTTTSATAYSSSSSYSHSSSASASLSTSRQFGDELGTPASVGYEYSPFKDEHSPVIDSPFSSSGGLVKDEYLEVSEKMTPATTTAESMSSLARFSPLSPFEEIKSLPSHPLTSSADKREELASSASGALDKGHQGACFYKPEWKADTGLQAEYGATGPYNLPSQPAEKDTMKKDMFGASSTPCADLLEKQYYEDTESSEEEEDICESERVNLHYQRSPFTAEADKKDDPFSETEKLFSASKVGTFPNVLTYTSSVPQTTKPDTANGPAEVTMAAPEAFADISRVTYSLSKTEVKSEQFEACKIRNPFEWEMQQQRGVYPGESPPHYRHEDEYEEEEEREPEHPPRPLSLSSAEQSFPSSYYKEDPNRHDNLDHPSEKYMGASSFSSSPGYSSSEYKQRKGDTSPSFINPSICQLSSDEEDEEQRSQDADQQQPSGKKRTHNQPQHGSYREDSESQRLSGAMAAGTGLAGEDTPPTSVSESLPSQTDSDVPPGTEECPSITAEANAESDEDADYLPVDKSSGAYGGKHFSSRSEKSHDPLPTPIMDPAPCPPRPDVCMVDPDALSSLTDKPLKKDPKTKSLRKASKSRSPARKADAIRKRSPSKDSSPRTTSLKKKDLEDDLSKSSHNTGKGLVNGIKTVSGSNTAKSSSAAPSGSPIFVDLAYIPNHCSAKNVDQEFFKRVRSAYYVVSGNDSSSGEPSRVVLDALLEGKAQWGSNLQVTLIPTHDTEVMREWYQQTHEKQQELNIMVLASSSTVVMQDESFPACKIEF